Genomic DNA from Plasmodium chabaudi chabaudi strain AS genome assembly, chromosome: 1:
GccacatattttaattggGAAAATAGATGCATGTACAAACCATGTGGTTCCAAATGATGAATATGATTTCAAAATCATAAAGCCtatatctatattaaataaattagaaGATGTGTTTTTTCAAGCATTTGGTTTTAATTTCAGTTCAAcctatgataataaaacttTAGAAATATCTAATGCTGAAATTAACCTTATAATATcagatataataaaatatatgaaagatttaaagaatttaattaaagaaatggaacagatatataaaaaagacaaTACAAGACATCATATTGAAAATACAATTAAACAACTAATTATCAATGTGGATTTAAATCAAGCACAAAATGGACTTACAAAGGCCATAGAAGAGgctaaaaaatggaaatcgTCAAAAATGgctactaaaaaaatattagacGATAAATATAGTACTGTTCTTAGTTTAGAAACGAAAATTAAAGATTTATGCAAAGAATTTACAGATAAACTTAATAACTCACAATATATGaaagaatataaagatatcctaataaaaaatcatattatattggAAACTTCCATACGCATTTAAATTCCAATACATCTATAGTTAAAGAAAATGCTATTAACGGATCATATGAAACTGCATATTATACATTTCTTTAatcaataataaaaaataataaaccaACGTTATTAGAtttgatataatttaaaatgtcTTAAGTTCCATGTAAATGTaatcaaaaattaatttaaactcgtataaaattgtataaaacAACGTATATACGTGGGCCATTAAAGGCTTAACAGATGTATCAAGCGATCTTCAAAATATTcgcatataattatttgtacaaaaaatattactacGTGAATAaccataaattataaaaatataatgaaaatgtaatcaaaaaatagtttttgGATATTATAggcattttatataaatagtaatgaatttttaatCAAATGAAACATATGTtgtgatataaataaaaacctCATTCAAGTAAATATTAAAGTTCTATattaattgaaaaatataaattttgttaaaaaaactataaaaataaacatgctccaatttatatatttatattccaCACCAAATATGTGTCGAACTCCTAAACTAATTAATTTACTTGTTGCTAATATTTCcgtttttactttttaaattgtataGCATTATGAattctattattattcatttaccaacaaaatttgtttatgtattttttaattgttttaaaaaaaacttataTGAGTTTATATGATTAACATTATATGTGTTAAAAAGcaacaaaaacaaaaacatatataatatatatagcatgCATGAAATGCAACAAATATGTCTagcttatatatatttaatatgtcTTTCGATCATGAGTAGATCACattaatcaaaaaataaagcataAATGTTACTactcaaataaaataccaaattcaaattaatttattgattttacaaatatagcATAAAACAATCAATGAGCAATTCTATGAAACTAAAtacttttaataataattttttcttattcaaataaagataatatatagTTATATTTGAATTAGTTTCACTAAGATGACAACCCATGGTTATTGTATAAATcgcaaaatttataaaacttatacatatttgcTTCATTTTTAGCATAAATGGtctcttaattttttgtatctTTACAATGCCAGCGCACCATTCCGATTTGGCTCAATTTTAcagttttataataatttgcaAAATTCGGATTGATGAGTATGATATGGCATTAAATACGATTAGTATTATAAGaccataataataaattaaaaactcATATAACTACTCTTAATATGTTAAATACTATAAGGATATTTCTTCCCGCGTGTTTTGGTTCCTATTTTGTTCATTGGATGTggattttataattttagtaATCtataaaggaaataaaacaataaataaattgtttacaaatgaataaatgataaacatatacataatacttttatttgataacTACAAATAATCatgtatataatgtatatgcatGATGTTGCTAATATTCCTATAATATATCCCCTATTTTCACAGgggtataaatatttttttttttactttgtTCACTCCGAAAAAGGTTATTAGAATTccagaaaataatacaattaataatattatatcattataactattgatatatatttcactAATTGTACTATAtattgaattaaaaaaatatattatgggAGAAAAGAAATCGcttttttcttcaataGGGATTCCAACCTCAGATAATGATCTTCCTTGACTTTCTGTAATTCCATAAGATATTGTTTCTAATCCATTCCTAAGTTTTATTGTTGTTCGTTCAGATGCGTTATTTGTGCTTAAGAATATACTTACAATATTCTTAtaacatttattaaataactGTGCAAATGCAAGTCCAGTGACAGATAAATTAGATAATACACCTTTAGGATcgtatttttcataatcgtgaatgtatttattacatAGGTTTTCTTCTTCTAGTGTGCATAATTTGTTCCACTCATAATAAGCTGGAATTGCATATCGTAAATAatcaatatatacattacaGGCTTTATTAGTATCTTCTATAGCTGCCGATTTAATAgtatcaaaattttcaacATAATCAcctaaatatttaatttcttttaaatagtTTATATCGATTAATGTATTGTCTGGTTGGCATATATCCTTTTCGCCATTAAATTGATCAGCATTCATATTCTCCCAACTATTTAAAAGTATATCTAatgtcataaaaaaatgtatactATTCTCATTCAAATTAAAACTTTTATATACTTGTTCGTATAGCCAATAATTCAAATCATAACAATGTTTTACATATAGTTGATCTTCACCACGATTTTCATTTAACAATGTTACATTTCTCtgtaatttatatacaatgtCACGAACTCGCTCAGACGGTTCAAATATTGGCTCTATTCTCTTCCAATATTTATTAGgtttttctttatcttcTTCGGCTACATTTTCATTGAGTTTGCTGTAAAACTCATATGCAGGTAAATACTCATATTTTTCCTCCTGGAAagtttaaaagaaaaaaggtaattcattttatatatagtataaaATTACATAGGGCGcagtatataaaataaataatgcaatataacatataaCTATAACACAGTTtacaattaataaaaatttagaatCAAATAACAATCAAAAAAGCATAAAgattaaaaaacatattattttataaattaatataggTATTACTTCCtccatttataaataaaattcctTTGcttaattgtatatatatttctcaAAAGAAGTTATTGCTAAGTTATTAAACTATAAACTATTTTAGTAACAAATAGCTATTAtagtatattattaaatattcagaaattaatacaaaatattgttattaatttttttttatatagtaCAAATTAaagttttaataataataatttatagatataaaaatttattaaataataaaatggaataGTAGAAGtacaatattataaaatattattaataaaagaaaagggacaatatattatatagataaagttaattattaatgtataattctttaaaaagtataaaaaatttaaaatttacaGTTTATTCTTAAAAGGCGAATTTTTAATAGAAAGcgttcataaaataaacatttatttaattaaattcgttatattaatattaatattaatattaatatatatatatatatatatatatatatatatataattactacgagctatatatactaataatttatactttgggtataataaatattttattaaaaggcAAAAACAACACTATAATATAtcgttatttttaattaggcattattatatatttttaattattataacagtgttattattttttatggtgagcccttttaaaataaaatagtccacgatttttattatgtataattaaaaataccaaattatatataatcaaGTACTAAGggtaatatttatatgttctATTTTCTAAAAGGGACATTTTAgatatgatataaatatcaattttaatgtaattattacattccccgtaaaaatatataatttttttttgagaaaaattgcaataaaatatttatatgatatatttattttaagtcatttattaattttttattcaattggtcgatttattcattattgttgaacccattttaaaaaatatattattaaatagaTTTAGAACCATGgcgattattttttataataataaaaagtcccatctattttttttagaatcGGTAAAGAAGggtgtaaataaaaatgtaagcGCAAACGGcccaaaatattttttaaagaatgTTCTACTAAGTATTTAAATTACACAATTGAACAAGtaagaaatattaataatttatttttctcagatactaaaaataatgatttttAATAGATTGcccaatatatattttttttttttttgtgtaatgcattattatgtaataatttttagttttaaaataataatttaatattatgcaacacatacacattttatatgaatccggcatatatacttattagtattttatttattaatcattttttacaaaaaactAAATATTATTCTCTTTTGTACACACACTTAACTCTTTTAATAATCAATACACATAATACTTGTAATATtgtgaatataaaatgaaatatttaacgcatatatttttttttattgcgCTTTTGCAACTtagaattaataaatacgATAACAATGACCAAGCATTGGGGagatttttaaatataagaaaCGGGAGGATTCTAGCAGCTTCTCAGAATGAGActgatgaaaatgaaaatgaaaatcaatcaaaaaaaaaaaaaaatcaacaaTCTACATATGCACCAACTAGCATTCCACCAAACCGCAATTCATTTCCAAACATGGGTAATGCCAAGAAAACGCCAACAGGTTTTCAGCCACAGCCTACTCAAGGTCAACAAAAGACTCCATACAATCTCCCTGGAGGTTtcgatatttataatagtGAGTTCATGATAAAGCTAAGACAGAATGCTAAACTCATTATGATATCATCTGCATCAGCCTTTTTTCTTATCGAAGATTTAGGAGTTAAAGctatgttatttttaatatttgccGCTGCCGCACTCGCTTATCTCACTtccatataaattaaaactaGCAAACacgtatttatatattaaaataataataatcttTTACCATTATTAATGAGTTAAATGTGTATAATTGCATATTTAACTATTAAGCAATACGCAATAtacattataaatatagcaATCGTTACAATATGATTTACATTATTggtatattttcattatttgtgaatgttaataaatacGTGTTATGGATATGCTAAGCtattatatacatgaaacaatgtttttatatatctatgattaattgttattaaaatttataataaaatacaataaagctatattttgaaatattccatatataagtatatacattttatgatcttcacaattttaaatacattGTTTTACTACtattaaatgttttttttatgaaaaaatataaataatatatagtgataatacaaaaatggTTGCACCATGAAGTGAAATATCTTTTCATTTATGAATGCAACTCtttaagtatatattttttttaagtgaaaatgcaaatttataaaaaattaatttttttttattaattctccttcattatttatatagttTTATCTCCcccaaaataataatatacaaaccatgataaatttattcaaatcaaaaaattaaaatatatttaaaaaaaaatgctaaAGATAATTTCGTTTTTAAGCAaagatatttattatacaaaatatattatataataagatatatctgctgtatatatttttgcttTAACTGCAAAAATTTTTACCCTTTCCAATTTTGTTATGTCGAATTATTGTCTTACAgcacaaataaatatattatattcgttttttgttcttattaatttaaaacctttgtttatttaaacatataataaacattatttaatttgcaTACCCATGGGGGCTGCAATATTCTACAGATCAAATTTGTTtgcttaatatattatgggatataaaaaggaaaaatatacaagTTATAGAATAAGCGtatgtttttttagaatattaccgtttttctcttttttaatatatcttataatattataaatgtagaaaaaataaattaaattaataataatcacCCCCAATAATCCTATAGTTTACAATACTagttacttttttttattttttatttcatgattaatttcaaatttaattcaattaataattttatatgtaaattcATTAGTACTAGGATGATTATGCAagaatatacatattaaattatgcTATAACTAATATTAATGGTTCgcgttttattttttttaattatattatagtaataaattaagaattaaacaaaaaattttgatttaattttattatagcgattaaataataatataaactaataataaatcataaagtaataatttagttatgataaaaaaaaaattcaacaTCATCAATAATTACgtgatttaaaaattgaatatttttaataaatagatATCCgtattaaataaacatattaatcTTTGCAAATACCCTAATTAAGAttgaataattaaataatatttaagaaAGCACCAtctttatatgtattattctctataaaataaaattaaaaaaatataaatataatagcgtattttcataataaatgtAGTGCATTTCATATATTGGCAGGAATATTCTAAAGAATACATAAACTACATAtgctattattatcaagttaataaatatgtttaaaaaaaaaataataaataaatattacaatAATGCACGCGGCGCTATctactattatatatgctttgatgttatattgtattatgcatattattaaaaagttttatattttttatatacgcATGCATCGTTGCATTCACCCCAATATTACTAGCTCcctttctttatataaatagatatatttattagatataaaattattctatattattaaagttTATTACGTTTTATTAACAACgctaaatatatatttttaattttaataattatttctaattaaaaacattttaaaaatattttaacaaaaataatttaataataatttaataataatttaataataatttaataacaatttaataacaatttaataacaatttaataacaaattcatcacaaattaataataattcagtaataatttaataataatttgataatactaatttatttaaaaataattaacaTGGCGAAAActcaaacaaaaaaaaataataatagcagAAGAATGGCAAACTGCTCTCTAATTTCTGGGAAGCTATTCCTTTtatctattatattaatattaccATATATAGTTaattatgtaataaaaaaataaataataatactttagttatatatgtatttcattaatatatattttttaaaactctACATATGCTTgttgaatatattatcaatatgTGTACATAATCCTATAtttgcatttatattataatttttttctaattattccataaaaataatattattgttacattttatataaaatttgtagGCACCTACCAAGGAAACCAGCTACAATGCATCATTTGCAACAAACAAAGACCTTAAAAGGCTTTTAGCAGAACCTACAGGTGATCTTGGGAATAATAGTAACTCCCAAGTTAGTCTCAACACCATCGGCGGCTCCCAAGTTAGTCTCAACACCATCGGTGGCTCCCAAGTTAGTCTCAACACCATCGGCGGCTCCCAAGTTAGTCTCAACAACGCCCCTGAAAATGTAGAACATAACCTCGAAAATAATTCTGAACATGCCGTCGAAGAGGATGAAGAAGATGTCGTCGAACATGTCATCGGAAATGCTGGCCAAGTTGTCGAGGAAGATGATGAGGAAGATGATGAGGAAGAGGATGAAGAAGATGATGATGACGGCGTATTGTCTGACGCAGATTCTTGTCTTGTATCCGAATCAGACTCTGACGTGGAATCTGACCCAGATTCTAGCCTTGAATCCGAATCTGAACACGAATTAGATGATGACGACCTCGCCCAAGCCGATCAATCTTCAATGAACCTCGGAGCAAGATCTAAGATATTTAGAAAGTCAGTACAACATGGTAATGCATCACATAGAAGAGACGATGATTCTGATGATGATGAGGAAGATCAAgtagaagaaaatgatatgGAGTTAGACGGACAAATGAGTCAGCTTTTGATGAATATTCATCCACAGGAAATTcagaaaatgatatataacTCATACAATCTTAATAAGCATCTCTGTGACAtcgaaaatataatgagtCATTTATTGGCCAATGATAAGGATGACCCCGAACAACGG
This window encodes:
- a CDS encoding CIR protein, with amino-acid sequence MEEEEKYEYLPAYEFYSKLNENVAEEDKEKPNKYWKRIEPIFEPSERVRDIVYKLQRNVTLLNENRGEDQLYVKHCYDLNYWLYEQVYKSFNLNENSIHFFMTLDILLNSWENMNADQFNGEKDICQPDNTLIDINYLKEIKYLGDYVENFDTIKSAAIEDTNKACNVYIDYLRYAIPAYYEWNKLCTLEEENLCNKYIHDYEKYDPKGVLSNLSVTGLAFAQLFNKCYKNIVSIFLSTNNASERTTIKLRNGLETISYGITESQGRSLSEVGIPIEEKSDFFSPIIYFFNSIYSTISEIYINSYNDIILLIVLFSGILITFFGVNKITKIIKSTSNEQNRNQNTREEISL
- a CDS encoding schizont membrane associated cytoadherence protein, putative — encoded protein: MKYLTHIFFFIALLQLRINKYDNNDQALGRFLNIRNGRILAASQNETDENENENQSKKKKNQQSTYAPTSIPPNRNSFPNMGNAKKTPTGFQPQPTQGQQKTPYNLPGGFDIYNSEFMIKLRQNAKLIMISSASAFFLIEDLGVKAMLFLIFAAAALAYLTSI